In Camelina sativa cultivar DH55 chromosome 16, Cs, whole genome shotgun sequence, a single window of DNA contains:
- the LOC104749776 gene encoding uncharacterized protein LOC104749776 yields the protein MLMGSLMMEEKQLDFNRPLISIRRPTQTSESESKTRSFDSVTNKVLPSPPVYKSDIKSGPVRNPGTVPFQWEHQPGKPKDERKPVLQSNVEPHFVPKLPPGRERVELVRKPEARADHQTKTVSNNVSSYHVEDAKSHNSSRFDDYDSDGTYLDATDTLSRSESFFFNCSNVSGVNGLDGSGIVVEPFGTLSSDRQTQDLMMGRFLPAAKALTSETPPHLVRKPPKPEEPVKQLNKKVVFVKEKQNKVEQNPYRFHHSLDQEEEEDENTSSMASGVCGLVPQICLRSSLGLLNPVPSVRMQAPRAVSVRRMRSKYQDPAPTNESQNKVQTNEDKSKLKLVAQGSSQGESLSVSSIPQGKEKLENFGTASRAKVSKNFGELLASDDNTWEPSSETPVAEKTLYVDTVHSVDKKVQEESKKQYSLEIVPVKDVQNLTEVDEEAVIPQPKSTEEMNENKDEDFTKFSSEKVEECSDQAIVAVPESNVVEITKEKKINLEDQLQGITKNLEKSSRIHHRSSYHIVPPPPLPKAPSDSWLKRTLPTIPSKNNSFTWLQSLGDENHFTKVQTNPKWETMVKTSNTQQGFVCFSKETLNTIPEA from the exons ATGTTAATGGGGAGCTTAATGATGGAAGAGAAGCAATTAGATTTCAACCGCCCGCTTATATCCATCAGACGTCCTACGCAAACTTCAGAATCTGAGAGCAAAACAAGATCTTTTGATTCAGTAACAAACAAGGTTCTTCCTTCTCCACCTGTTTACAAGTCTGATATTAAGTCAGGTCCTGTGAGAAATCCAGGAACTGTTCCTTTTCAATGGGAACATCAACCCGGAAAGCCAAAAGACGAAAGGAAACCGGTTTTACAAAGTAACGTTGAGCCACATTTTGTGCCAAAGCTTCCTCCTGGTAGAGAGCGAGTAGAGTTAGTGAGGAAACCAGAAGCCAGAGCTGATCACCAGACCAAAACTGTTAGTAATAATGTATCATCATATCATGTGGAGGATGCAAAGAGTCATAATAGTTCACGGTTTGATGATTATGATAGTGATGGTACCTATCTTGATGCAACTGATACACTTTCAAGATCTGAGTCATTCTTCTTCAACTGTAGTAATGTTAGTGGTGTGAATGGTTTGGATGGTTCAGGGATAGTAGTAGAGCCATTTGGGACTTTATCTAGTGATCGACAAACTCAGGATCTAATGATGGGGAGATTCTTGCCTGCAGCTAAAGCCTTGACTTCAGAAACACCTCCACATCTTGTTAGGAAACCGCCTAAACCAGAAGAACCGGTGAAGCAGTTGAACAAGAAGGTCGTGTTTGTAAAggagaaacagaacaaagtcGAGCAAAATCCTTATCGATTCCATCATTCGcttgatcaagaagaagaggaagatgagaatACAAGCAGCATGGCTTCTGGTGTTTGTGGATTAGTCCCTCAAATCTGCTTGAGAAGCTCTTTAGGACTATTGAATCCGGTTCCATCTGTGAGAATGCAGGCGCCAAGAGCTGTTTCTGTTCGTCGTATGCGTTCTAAGTATCAAGATCCTGCACCTACTAATGAAAGTCAGAACAAGGTACAAACCAATGAAGATAAGAGTAAGTTGAAGCTAGTTGCACAAGGGTCTTCTCAAGGTGAGTCCTTATCAGTATCTTCTATTCCACAAGGAAAGGAAAAACTTGAGAACTTTGGCACTGCTTCACGCGCAAAAGTCAGCAAAAACTTTGGTGAATTGTTGGCTAGCGATGATAATACATGGGAACCTTCCTCTGAGACTCCTGTGGCAGAGAAAACTCTGTATGTAGACACTGTGCATTCAGTAGATAAGAAGGTACAAGAAGAGTCCAAGAAACAATATTCACTAGAGATTGTTCCTGTTAAAGATGTTCAGAACTTGACTGAAGTCGATGAAGAAGCTGTTATCCCACAGCCTAAAAGCACCGAGGAAATGAATGAGAACAAAGATGAggatttcactaaattctcaaGTGAAAAAGTTGAAGAGTGTTCTGATCAAGCTATTGTTGCAGTGCCAGAATCCAATGTGGTAGAGAttacaaaggagaagaagattaatCTTGAAGACCAGTTGCAGGGAATCacaaaaaatcttgaaaaaagtTCAAGGATTCATCATCGGTCATCGTATCACATTGTTCCTCCACCACCATTACCAAAAGCTCCTTCAGATTCTTGGTTAAAGCGTACATTACCAACAATACCATCAAAGAACAACTCATTCACATGGTTACAGTCTCTTGGCGATGAGAATCACTTCACCAAGGTTCAAACAAATCCAAAGTGGGAAACTATGGTCAAAACGTCCAATACACAACAAGGTTTTGTGTGCTTCTCCAAg GAAACACTCAACACTATACCAGAGGCATAG